Proteins found in one Oryza glaberrima chromosome 4, OglaRS2, whole genome shotgun sequence genomic segment:
- the LOC127769859 gene encoding uncharacterized protein LOC127769859, whose protein sequence is MNVDYNMDEAIKARGVAESRFHSRDIRGARKYAIKAQNLCPSLEGISQMVSTLEVHLAAESKIDGESDWYRILSLTAFADEEEVKKQYRKLALQLHPDKNKSVGAEEAFKLISEAWSVLSDNSKKVLYDQKRKDHSVVNVTNGMYTYDKKANKRARKNAAAAAAAAAAAAAAAEATTRPAGVDTFWTSCNRCRMQYEYLRIYLNHNLLCPNCHHAFLAVETGFPCNGSSSSFSWSTKQQPQNNNSTKHSYGSTSRTSSIPGTGHGGYQQDGTYDSYNNQSFQWNQYSKTTPAAGTNAYGTQALEKPKRKHEESYSYNYSATGNSYGHERTNSRRGRFSKRRRHSNDGYTTMDFGGDNRETVAASTETTAFTDVAVAQVNGTSGEKLRSAVSGRRANVLREISQIDTRALLIEKAKAAIQEKLQEWNITSSSRLAERGKSQGKVYPSDNNIKQNGGLSDKHVKGLKQCSSRSVDTQAPTVDEKNPEQRRVPVSIDVPDPDFHDFDKDRTERAFDSDQVWATYDSEDGMPRLYAMVQKVLSMRPFRIRMSFLNSKSNSELAPISWVASGFQKTCGDFRVGRYQISETVNIFSHKVSWTKGPRGIIRIVPQKGDTWALYRNWSPDWNELTPDDVIYKYEIVEVIDDFTDEQGLTVIPLLKVAGFKAVFHRHMDPKEARRIPKEELFRFSHRVPSRLLTGEEGNNAPKGCHELDPAATPVDLLKVITEVTEDTATQPAK, encoded by the coding sequence ATGAACGTGGACTACAATATGGATGAGGCTATCAAAGCGAGAGGCGTCGCGGAGAGCAGGTTCCACTCGCGCGACATCAGGGGCGCGCGCAAGTACGCGATCAAGGCGCAGAACCTCTGCCcgtccctcgaggggatatcccagATGGTGTCGACGCTCGAGGTTCATCTCGCCGCGGAGTCCAAGATCGACGGAGAGAGCGACTGGTACCGGATCTTGTCTCTGACCGCCTTTGCAGACGAAGAGGAAGTGAAGAAGCAGTACAGGAAGCTGGCTCTCCAGCTGCACCCCGACAAGAACAAGTCCGTTGGCGCGGAGGAGgcctttaagcttatctccgaGGCGTGGAGTGTGCTGTCTGATAATAGCAAGAAGGTGTTATATGATCAGAAGAGGAAGGATCATTCTGTTGTCAATGTAACCAATGGCATGTATACTTATGATAAGAAGGCAAACAAGAGAGCTCGAAAGAATGCggctgctgcagcagcggcagcagcagctgcagccgcCGCTGCTGAGGCTACTACACGTCCTGCGGGGGTTGATACTTTCTGGACGTCCTGCAATCGCTGCCGGATGCAGTATGAGTACTTGAGAATTTATCTTAACCATAATCTTCTGTGTCCAAACTGCCATCATGCATTCTTGGCAGTAGAGACTGGATTTCCTTGCAACGGGAGCAGTTCTTCATTCTCATGGTCAACCAAACAGCAGCCGCAGAATAACAATTCCACCAAGCATTCATATGGCTCGACAAGCAGGACTTCTAGCATTCCGGGGACAGGGCATGGGGGTTACCAGCAAGATGGTACTTATGATTCCTACAACAACCAAAGCTTCCAATGGAATCAGTACTCCAAGACAACACCTGCAGCTGGTACAAATGCATACGGTACCCAGGCCTTGGAGAAACCGAAAAGGAAACATGAAGAGAGCTACAGTTACAACTATTCTGCTACTGGCAATTCATATGGCCATGAGAGAACTAATTCAAGGCGTGGCCGGTTTTCAAAGAGGAGAAGGCATAGTAATGATGGTTACACTACTATGGATTTTGGTGGAGATAACAGAGAAACTGTAGCTGCCAGCACAGAAACAACTgctttcactgacgtggcagtGGCACAAGTCAATGGCACTTCAGGGGAAAAGTTGAGATCTGCAGTGAGTGGAAGAAGAGCAAACGTTTTGAGAGAGATTTCTCAGATTGATACACGGGCTCTACTTATTGAGAAAGCCAAGGCTGCCATCCAGGAAAAATTACAGGAGTGGAACATCACCTCATCGTCACGGCTTGCAGAGAGAGGAAAATCGCAAGGAAAGGTATATCCCAGTGATAACAACATAAAGCAGAATGGGGGCCTCTCTGACAAACATGTCAAAGGGCTCAAGCAATGCAGCTCAAGAAGTGTTGATACCCAAGCACCTACGGTTGATGAAAAGAACCCGGAACAGAGGCGTGTTCCGGTGTCAATTGATGTCCCAGATCCTGACTTTCATGATTTTGACAAGGATCGCACAGAGCGTGCTTTTGATAGTGATCAAGTATGGGCTACATATGATAGTGAGGATGGTATGCCTCGTCTGTATGCAATGGTTCAGAAAGTTCTTTCAATGAGACCTTTCAGAATCCGCATGAGTTTCCTCAACTCCAAGTCCAACAGTGAACTGGCACCAATAAGCTGGGTTGCCTCTGGTTTTCAGAAGACATGTGGTGATTTCAGGGTTGGGAGATACCAGATTTCTGAAACAGTCAACATATTTTCGCACAAAGTCAGCTGGACTAAAGGCCCCCGTGGGATTATCAGGATCGTTCCTCAGAAAGGTGATACATGGGCTTTATACCGAAACTGGTCTCCTGACTGGAATGAGTTAACACCTGATGATGTGATATACAAGTATGAGATAGTAGAAGTTATTGATGATTTCACTGATGAGCAAGGGCTGACAGTCATCCCATTGCTGAAGGTTGCTGGTTTCAAAGCTGTGTTCCATAGGCATATGGATCCGAAAGAGGCCAGGAGGATACCAAAGGAAGAGCTTTTCCGATTCTCACATCGGGTTCCTTCTCGCCTGCTGACTGGGGAAGAAGGCAACAATGCCCCAAAAGGTTGCCACGAGCTGGACCCTGCAGCAACTCCAGTGGACCTTCTTAAGGTCATTACAGAAGTTACGGAAGATACAGCAACACAACCTGCTAAGTAG